One Nostoc punctiforme PCC 73102 DNA window includes the following coding sequences:
- a CDS encoding fatty acyl-AMP ligase: protein MTLSYLRDSEYSVSTLVDVLIYRAKHQPEQKAYTFLKNGEQEADSLTYQELHLRSRAIAGSLQALNLVGERALLFYQPGLDFIAAFFGCLYAGVVAVPAYPPRKNQNLSRLQAITADAQAQIVLTTTTLLNNRELFAEQELELGQLQWLTTDVLTNELTQSWQQLKLEENSLAFLQYTSGSTGNPKGVMVSHGNLLHNSRAIAQCFGHSSNSKGLIWLPPYHDMGLIGGILQPLYAGFPVVLMSPVDFLQKPIRWLQAISRYKATTSGGPNFAYELCLRKATPEHLESLDLSSWDLAFTGAEPIRAQTLEQFTKTFAPCGFNQKAFYPCYGMAETTLIVSGGEKTELPILCKVDPAALEQNRVVNVIDEQIDARTLVGCGQSCQDMSIVIVNPESLSVCSEKQIGEIWISGSSVTQGYWNQAELTEKNFYAYADMGEGPFLRTGDLGFLQDDELFVTGRIKDIIIIRGQNHYPQDIELTVEKSHPALRVGCLAAFAVESKGSERLVVVAEVERTYLKKLNIQEVVNKIRQTVVTEHGLDVFAVVLVKTGSIPKTSSGKIRRYVCRTAFLSGSLDVVQDWSESPESTKKYINLQAEIETILHKLQIETQG, encoded by the coding sequence ATGACTCTGAGTTATTTAAGAGATAGTGAATATAGCGTCTCAACGTTAGTTGATGTACTCATTTATCGAGCAAAGCACCAGCCAGAACAAAAAGCTTATACATTTTTAAAAAATGGAGAACAAGAAGCAGATAGTTTGACTTATCAAGAACTTCATCTGCGGTCTAGAGCGATCGCTGGTTCTCTGCAAGCTCTTAATCTTGTTGGAGAACGGGCGCTACTCTTTTATCAACCTGGATTAGATTTTATTGCTGCCTTCTTTGGATGTTTATATGCTGGAGTAGTAGCCGTTCCCGCCTATCCACCAAGAAAAAATCAAAATCTGAGTAGACTACAGGCAATTACAGCTGATGCCCAAGCTCAAATAGTACTCACTACAACCACATTACTGAATAACCGTGAGCTTTTTGCTGAACAGGAGTTAGAACTAGGACAGTTGCAATGGTTAACAACCGATGTGTTAACTAATGAACTCACACAATCATGGCAGCAACTAAAACTTGAAGAGAATTCCTTAGCTTTCTTACAATACACTTCTGGTTCTACTGGGAATCCCAAAGGTGTAATGGTCAGTCATGGCAACCTTTTACATAATTCTCGCGCGATCGCCCAATGTTTTGGTCATTCATCCAACAGCAAAGGTTTGATTTGGTTACCTCCTTACCATGATATGGGATTGATTGGTGGTATTTTACAACCTCTTTACGCTGGGTTTCCCGTGGTATTGATGTCACCAGTAGACTTTTTGCAAAAACCCATACGTTGGTTACAAGCAATTTCTCGCTACAAAGCTACTACTAGTGGTGGTCCGAACTTTGCATATGAGCTATGCCTGCGTAAGGCCACACCTGAACATTTAGAAAGTCTAGACTTAAGTAGTTGGGATCTTGCTTTTACGGGTGCCGAACCCATTCGTGCTCAAACGTTGGAGCAATTCACCAAAACTTTTGCACCCTGCGGTTTTAATCAAAAAGCATTCTATCCATGCTATGGTATGGCGGAAACAACTCTGATTGTTTCTGGAGGAGAAAAAACAGAATTACCAATCCTTTGTAAAGTTGATCCTGCAGCACTAGAACAAAATCGAGTAGTCAACGTTATAGATGAACAGATTGATGCTAGAACCTTGGTCGGGTGTGGGCAAAGCTGTCAAGATATGAGCATTGTTATTGTCAATCCCGAGTCTTTAAGTGTTTGTTCGGAGAAACAAATTGGCGAAATCTGGATATCAGGTTCAAGTGTGACTCAAGGCTACTGGAATCAAGCTGAACTCACAGAGAAAAACTTCTATGCTTATGCAGATATGGGAGAAGGTCCATTTTTGCGTACAGGAGATTTGGGATTTTTACAAGATGATGAACTGTTTGTCACAGGTCGGATTAAAGATATCATCATTATTCGTGGGCAAAACCATTATCCTCAAGATATTGAACTCACTGTAGAGAAGAGTCATCCTGCTTTGAGAGTAGGTTGTTTAGCTGCCTTCGCGGTAGAATCCAAAGGTTCTGAAAGATTGGTTGTTGTTGCTGAAGTTGAAAGAACTTACTTAAAGAAATTAAACATTCAAGAAGTCGTCAATAAGATTAGACAAACAGTAGTAACAGAACATGGGTTAGATGTATTTGCTGTGGTATTGGTGAAGACTGGAAGTATTCCAAAAACTTCTAGTGGTAAAATTCGCCGTTACGTCTGTCGAACCGCATTTTTGTCAGGCAGCTTGGATGTTGTCCAAGACTGGAGTGAAAGTCCAGAAAGTACTAAAAAATATATCAATTTACAGGCAGAAATTGAAACTATTTTGCATAAATTGCAAATTGAGACACAAGGGTAG